One Setaria italica strain Yugu1 chromosome II, Setaria_italica_v2.0, whole genome shotgun sequence DNA segment encodes these proteins:
- the LOC101766321 gene encoding probable cysteine protease RD19D — protein MAAAAKLVAALVLLLPLAGSSDYDGFIRQVTDGGGSRASRPGLLPEAQFAAFVRRHGRRYSGPEEYARRLRVFAANLARAAAHQALDPSARHGVTPFSDLTREEFEARLTGVRHGGDAQRLVHGSVPAAAPATEEEVARLPASFDWRDRGAVTGVKTQGACGSCWAFSTTGAVEGANFLATGKLLDLSEQQLVDCDHKCSAVARNECDNGCGGGLMTNAYAYLMESGGLMEQRAYPYTGAAGHCRFDPSRAAVRVANFTAVPAGDEGQIRAALVRHGPLAVGLNAAFMQTYVGGVSCPLICPRAWVNHGVLLVGYGARGFAALRLGYRPYWVIKNSWGEQWGEKGYYRLCRGSNVCGVDTMVSAVAVAPPQVNS, from the coding sequence ATGGCTGCCGCTGCCAAGCTTGTCGCCGCCCTCGTCCTGCTCCTGCCACTCGCCGGCTCGTCCGACTACGACGGCTTCATCCGGCAGGTGACCGACGGTGGCGGCTCCCGAGCCAGCAGGCCGGGGCTGCTCCCGGAGGCGCAGTTCGCGGCGTTCGTGCGGCGGCACGGGCGACGCTACTCCGGGCCCGAGGAGTACGCGCGGCGGCTGCGCGTGTTCGCCGCGAACCTCGCCCGCGCTGCGGCGCACCAGGCGCTGGACCCCTCGGCGCGGCACGGGGTCACGCCCTTCTCCGACCTCACGCGGGAGGAGTTCGAGGCGCGCCTCACGGGCGTCCGCCACGGCGGCGATGCCCAGCGGCTCGTGCACGGGAGcgtgcccgccgcggcgccggcgacagaggaggaggtggcacgGCTTCCCGCCAGCTTCGACTGGCGCGACAGGGGCGCCGTCACCGGCGTCAAGACGCAGGGCGCGTGCGGGTCGTGCTGGGCGTTCAGCACGACGGGCGCCGTGGAGGGCGCcaacttcctcgccaccgggaaGCTCCTCGACCTCAGCGAGCAGCAGCTCGTCGACTGTGACCACAAGTGCAGCGCGGTGGCGCGGAACGAGTGCGAcaacggctgcggcggcgggctgaTGACGAACGCGTACGCGTACCTGATGGAGTCCGGCGGGCTGATGGAGCAGCGCGCGTACCCGTACACGGGCGCGGCGGGGCACTGCCGCTTCGACCCGTCCAGGGCCGCCGTCCGTGTGGCCAACTTCACCGCCGttcccgccggcgacgagggtcAGATCCGGGCGGCGCTCGTCCGCCACGGCCCGCTGGCGGTGGGGCTGAACGCGGCGTTCATGCAGACGTACGTGGGCGGGGTGTCGTGCCCGCTCATCTGCCCGCGGGCCTGGGTCAACCACGGCGTGCTCCTCGTCGGCTACGGCGCGCGAGGGTTCGCGGCGCTGCGTCTGGGCTACCGCCCCTACTGGGTCATCAAGAACTCGTGGGGGGAGCAGTGGGGGGAGAAAGGGTACTACCGCCTCTGCCGCGGCAGCAACGTCTGCGGCGTCGACACCATggtctccgccgtcgccgtcgcgccgccacaAGTGAATTCTTAA
- the LOC101767143 gene encoding uncharacterized protein LOC101767143 produces MAEAWQPSSWSEIPRDLAGMVLRLLPAYADRARFAAVCPQWRAAARQLPLPPPLPLLALPDGTFYSLPYGKPFRFPGFGCVGYKGAAFGSWLVFPRDNGCFLFDPFAGATVKLPALSCVRLRPPNAADKYVKYQDHVTPNGKHYITWMDIRDAEYVPTLTKLIVCSPNLVAAFVGTGQISQILMCQPGASSWSVRAYDPCHMFEDMAFYQGKLYALADDENLLVINISQDPSTGDPQVSRIGQVIKGDPDPLFDAWFPDDTTGSKKLYLVESRGALLMVRRKVCCRMVDDTIVAGRISEFEVFEADFEHSRWVNVTTLGVDHILFLGRSCSRAVSASQYGMSSDQIFFLDDVTENAVHYSFDEENTSVNVYDMRDGEISSPLPMVWKHEMILATWLFPRD; encoded by the coding sequence ATGGCCGAGGCCTGGCAGCCGTCGTCGTGGTCAGAGATCCCGCGGGACCTGGCCGGCAtggtgctccgcctcctcccggcctACGCGGACCGCGCCCGCTTCGCCGCCGTGTGCCCGCagtggcgcgccgccgcgcggcagctccccctgcctccgccgctgcctctgCTCGCGCTCCCCGACGGCACCTTCTACAGCCTCCCCTACGGCAAGCCGTTCCGTTTCCCTGGCTTTGGCTGCGTCGGCTACAAGGGCGCCGCCTTTGGCAGCTGGCTCGTCTTCCCACGGGACAACGGCTGCTTCTTGTTCGACCCTTTCGCCGGGGCCACCGTGAAGCTCCCTGCTCTGTCTTGCGTCCGGCTCCGTCCACCAAATGCAGCTGATAAATATGTGAAGTATCAGGACCATGTTACACCAAATGGTAAACATTACATTACGTGGATGGATATCAGGGACGCCGAGTATGTGCCCACATTAACCAAGCTGATCGTGTGCTCGCCGAACCTCGTCGCAGCATTTGTTGGCACTGGACAAATAAGTCAGATTCTAATGTGCCAGCCAGGGGCTTCCTCATGGTCTGTACGTGCGTATGATCCATGTCACATGTTTGAAGACATGGCTTTCTATCAGGGAAAGCTCTACGCCCTTGCTGATGATGAAAACCTCCTTGTCATCAACATCAGCCAAGATCCAAGCACCGGCGACCCACAGGTCTCTCGAATTGGACAGGTCATCAAGGGTGATCCTGACCCTTTGTTTGACGCTTGGTTCCCAGATGACACTACGGGCAGCAAGAAGCTCTACCTAGTTGAATCACGTGGTGCACTGCTGATGGTACGCAGGAAGGTTTGCTGCAGAATGGTAGATGACACGATTGTTGCTGGACGGATTAGTGAGTTTGAGGTGTTTGAGGCTGACTTCGAGCACTCACGGTGGGTGAATGTGACAACTCTTGGGGTTGACCACATTCTTTTCCTCGGACGATCATGCTCCAGGGCTGTGTCCGCGTCTCAGTATGGGATGTCCAGCGACCAAATCTTCTTCTTAGATGATGTAACGGAGAATGCTGTGCACTACTCCTTTGATGAGGAGAACACTTCTGTCAATGTCTATGACATGAGGGATGGCGAGATCTCCTCTCCTTTGCCGATGGTCTGGAAGCATGAGATGATTCTTGCGACATGGCTGTTCCCTCGGGACTAA